From one Symbiobacterium terraclitae genomic stretch:
- the mreD gene encoding rod shape-determining protein MreD produces the protein MRYWALSGIVLAAYLVQTVLGPYLAIGGVIPNVVLVVAVTCGLLFGWQVGLAAGFAGGLLIDLTLGILIGSHALALGTVGFLAGLIEPHVFKDNPVLAALGGVLGSLLGQSFLALFLFVFGHGVFLAEFRSTLLRSLVYDTLLCLLVYWRIHRRYNYLKPDPRGTIVLRRR, from the coding sequence ATGAGGTACTGGGCGCTCTCCGGCATCGTGCTCGCGGCCTACCTGGTGCAGACCGTGCTGGGCCCCTACCTGGCGATCGGCGGCGTGATCCCCAACGTCGTCCTGGTTGTCGCGGTCACCTGCGGCCTGCTGTTCGGCTGGCAGGTGGGTCTGGCTGCCGGCTTCGCCGGCGGCCTGCTCATTGATCTGACCCTCGGGATCCTGATCGGCAGCCACGCACTGGCCCTGGGCACGGTGGGCTTTCTGGCAGGGCTCATCGAGCCGCACGTCTTCAAAGACAACCCGGTGCTGGCCGCGCTGGGGGGCGTGCTGGGCTCGCTGCTCGGCCAGTCGTTCCTCGCCCTGTTCCTCTTCGTCTTCGGACACGGAGTCTTCCTGGCCGAGTTCCGCAGCACGCTCCTGCGCTCGCTGGTCTACGACACGCTGCTCTGCCTGCTCGTCTACTGGCGCATCCACCGGCGCTACAACTACCTGAAGCCGGATCCCCGCGGCACCATCGTCCTGCGGCGCCGCTGA
- the minC gene encoding septum site-determining protein MinC codes for MRQDIAIRGTTRSGLVLLLPDEGDFDTVLTRLAERLANSGRFFAGGRVTAHVGNRQLSQEDREKLTETLQRAGMVLLTVKEGGDPVAEARREAGPAPAQSSPETALVITRTLRSGQEVRHEGDVIILGDVNPGAVVVASGHIVVMGALRGVAHAGCTGNRDAIVAATKLRPTQLRIAEVIGRAPDGDAPQSYPEVARIRGEYIVVEASADRRQASALDAVGAKEDR; via the coding sequence ATGCGACAGGACATCGCCATTCGCGGTACGACCAGGAGTGGGCTCGTGCTGCTGCTGCCGGACGAAGGGGATTTCGACACGGTGCTGACCCGCCTCGCAGAGCGGTTGGCCAACAGCGGTCGCTTCTTCGCCGGCGGCAGGGTGACGGCCCACGTGGGTAACCGCCAGCTATCGCAAGAAGACCGGGAAAAGCTCACCGAGACCCTGCAGCGGGCAGGGATGGTGCTCCTCACCGTCAAGGAGGGGGGAGATCCGGTGGCTGAGGCTCGCCGGGAAGCCGGGCCCGCTCCGGCGCAGTCATCCCCGGAAACCGCGCTGGTGATCACCCGCACCCTGCGCTCCGGGCAGGAGGTTCGCCACGAGGGCGACGTGATCATCCTCGGCGACGTCAACCCGGGCGCTGTGGTGGTGGCCAGCGGTCACATCGTGGTGATGGGTGCCCTGCGCGGCGTGGCACATGCCGGATGCACGGGCAACCGGGACGCCATTGTCGCGGCGACCAAGCTCCGTCCCACACAGCTGCGCATCGCAGAGGTGATCGGGCGAGCGCCCGACGGCGATGCGCCGCAATCCTACCCTGAGGTGGCGCGAATCCGGGGCGAGTACATCGTGGTGGAGGCATCCGCGGATAGGCGCCAGGCGAGTGCGCTGGATGCGGTCGGCGCGAAGGAGGATCGTTGA
- the minD gene encoding septum site-determining protein MinD, whose protein sequence is MGQVIVVTSGKGGVGKTTTTANLGTALAQQGNKVVLVDADIGLRNLDVVMGLENRIVYDLVDVVEGNARLKQALIKDKRIENLYLLAAAQTREKKDVTAEQMRDLSEQLAREFDFVLIDCPAGIEDGFKNAIAGAQKAIIVANPEVSSVRDADRVIGLWDAQDGDKSPAMLIVNRVRPRMVARGDMLEIDDMLEMLAVDLLGVVPEDDHIIVSTNRGEPAVYSRDSKAGKAFQNIARRLMGESVPIMDLEADESLWARFKRIVGLGRS, encoded by the coding sequence ATGGGACAGGTCATCGTGGTGACTTCGGGCAAAGGCGGCGTGGGTAAGACGACGACCACGGCCAATCTTGGCACGGCCCTGGCTCAGCAGGGCAACAAGGTCGTGCTGGTGGATGCCGATATCGGCCTGCGCAACCTCGACGTGGTGATGGGGCTGGAGAACCGCATCGTCTACGACCTCGTGGACGTTGTGGAGGGCAACGCACGGCTGAAGCAGGCGCTCATCAAGGACAAGCGCATCGAGAACCTCTACCTGCTGGCGGCTGCCCAGACCCGCGAGAAGAAGGACGTGACGGCAGAGCAGATGCGCGACCTCTCGGAGCAGCTGGCCCGGGAGTTCGACTTCGTGCTGATCGACTGCCCCGCGGGCATCGAAGACGGCTTCAAGAACGCCATCGCCGGCGCGCAGAAGGCCATCATCGTGGCCAACCCCGAGGTCTCCTCGGTCCGTGACGCCGACCGCGTCATTGGCCTGTGGGATGCCCAGGATGGCGACAAGAGCCCTGCGATGCTCATCGTCAACCGCGTGCGGCCGCGGATGGTCGCCCGCGGCGACATGCTCGAGATCGACGACATGCTGGAGATGCTGGCTGTCGACCTGCTGGGCGTCGTGCCGGAAGACGACCACATCATCGTCTCCACCAACCGGGGCGAGCCTGCGGTCTACTCCAGGGACAGCAAGGCGGGCAAGGCGTTCCAGAACATCGCCCGGCGGCTGATGGGCGAGTCGGTGCCCATCATGGACCTGGAGGCGGACGAATCCCTCTGGGCCAGGTTCAAGCGTATCGTGGGGCTCGGCCGGAGCTAG
- the minE gene encoding cell division topological specificity factor MinE, translating into MLDLISRVFGRDHSSADVARERLRLVLVHDRTNVSPQFLESLKEELIAVISRYMEIDEEGMDVTLQTAENQVALVANIPVRRMKRAAVNR; encoded by the coding sequence ATGCTGGATCTCATTTCCCGGGTCTTCGGACGCGATCATTCGAGCGCGGACGTCGCCAGGGAGCGGCTGCGTCTTGTGCTCGTCCACGACCGGACGAACGTTTCGCCGCAGTTCCTGGAGTCGCTCAAGGAGGAGCTGATCGCGGTCATCTCCCGCTACATGGAGATCGACGAAGAGGGTATGGACGTCACCCTTCAGACGGCCGAGAACCAGGTAGCCCTGGTCGCGAACATCCCCGTTCGCCGCATGAAACGAGCCGCCGTGAACCGGTAG